The following is a genomic window from Vibrio cyclitrophicus.
TCTAAAGGAATACATGCTACGAGTTCGAGGCTCACATTCAAGAAGCGCTCTGTGACCAAAGTCAACTTTGCAAATAATTCTCGACCTTCGCGGTAGCTTCTGACCATATTTGCAACAACTTTGAATCGTTGAACTTGGTGCTCTCTACTCAACAACTTGATTAAGGCATATGCATCAGTAATCGAGGTCGGTTCATCACAAACGACTACAACCACGTCTTGTGCCGCTCTTGAGAAGCTAATGACCATATCCGAAATGCCAGCAGCTGTATCAACCAACAAGATATCCATCTCGTCTTCAAGCGAACCAAAAGCTCGAATCAACCCCGCATGTTGAGCGTGTGAAAGTTCAGTCATGCTCTGTGTACCAGATGTCGCTGGAATGATTTTAATTCCATGCGGTCCTTCAACAATCGCATCTTTAAGTTCACACTCACCGGCCAGCACATGCCCTAGGTTTCGTTTAGAACGAATTCCTAGCATGATGTCTACGTTGGCAAGCCCTAAGTCGGCATCTAAAACCATGACTTTTTTGCCTTGGCGAGCCATACAAATAGCCATACCTAGCGTCACATTAGATTTACCTACACCACCTTTACCACCCGTTACCGCAATAACTTTTGTTAATGAAGGCTTGGTTAAGCGACGGAGGCCGCTAGCTTGATCATGTATCATATTTTCATTCATATTTATCCGCCGCCTAGAGCCCTTCTGAATCGCTATTCCAGTAATGAGGTTCATTCTCTGTAGATTTTTCTAATAACTCATTCGCCTTAGCAATCATGTACTTTGGCTGAGCTATAACGATATCTTCAGGAACTCGTTGACCATTTGCTATGTAAGCAACTGGTAATGCATTTTGTATTACTACACTGATGAATTCACCTAGACTTAGGGATTCATCCAGCTTAGTCATGATGCACCCCGACAACGGGATTCTTCTAAAGTGTTCAATGGTTTCTTGTAGCACTTTGCGCTGCGCAGTTGCGGGTAACACAAGGTAACTATTGATAACGGAACCACTCTCTTGCATCAATGTGTCTAACTGCTCAGATAGGCGAACATCTCGTTGTCCCATGCCTGCAGTATCGACCAGAATTAGGCGACGATTACGTAACTGATATATTACATCGGCCAACTCACTAGAATCTTTAGCAACTCTTACAGGACAACCCATAATTCGACCATAAATCGATAACTGCTCATGTGCACCTATACGATACGTGTCGGTTGTCACTAGTGCGACGTTGTCTGCGCCATACTCCATGGCGGCACGTGCAGCTAGTTTTGCAACAGTCGTTGTTTTCCCCACGCCAGTCGGGCCTAGCAAGGCCACAATACCACCGCGTTTTAAAATATCTTTTTGTGTTACCGAGATTTGATCAGCAACCAACGCTAACAAGGCTTTCCAAGCTCGTGCTGGTTTGGTGTCTTCAGGAATGTAGCAAGCCATCTGATCAGCAAGTTCAGCCGAAACACCCATACGTTCAAGGCGCTTGATAAGCATGGCTCTAAGTGGTTCACGGCGCTCAACTTCTTGCCACATTAGCCCAGATACTTGGTGCTCTAACAAACGACGAATTGAGGTCATCTCTTCGCGCATTGTTTCCATTTCAGTATCTGAACCTTTCGATTGGACCGGATCACGACCACGATCGTAACGAGTAGGATCTAAACGAGGTGCAGGGCGCTCTACTCTTCGGTCTTCGGCAATCAATTTAGACAAACCCGTTTCACGAGCAAATGCAGAATCTATATTGCTGTTACGAGGCTGTGACTGTTGGTTGCTTTGAGAACCTTGATGACCGCCCGATTGACGATTGAGTAATGCAGACAACGAATCTTCGTTTTCTGCACGGTGTTGCGGTTCTTCGTCTGCGCCATGGCTGTATTGCTTCAGCATGTTCGCGAAACGCTTAGTCATTGAACGTCCGCCTTCAGAATTCGACTGTAGGCTAACCTTGTCATCATCTAATTGACGACGACTCGCAGGTACAGCGGGCGCTGCCATCTGCGTATATTGACTTTGCGCAGGCTGCTGAGGTTTGTTTAATCTTTGGCTCGCTGTCGACGGGCTGGATTCGCCATCAATAGCAGCAACAATTTCCACGCCACCTGCGACCTTTTTGTTAGACATGATCACCGCTTCTGAGCCAAGTTCTTCTTTAACTTGGAGCAAAGCTGTTCGCATATCTTTTGCAAAAAATCGTTTAATTTTCAATTCGATCGTCCGTTCTAATTAGGCGGCTTAATTACCAACAGCTTGTACTATGCGTATCTGCTTTTCGTCTGGTATCTCTTGGTAAGACAAAACTCTCAAGCTTGGGATCGTGTTTTTCACGAACTTAGCCAAAGTTGAACGCAATACACCAGAGGTCAGCAATACCGCTGGCTCCCCTTTCAGTTCTTGCTCTTGTGTGGCATTACTAAGAGAAGTCTGTAAACGTTCGGCTAAACCAGGTTCAATACCAGCAGATTCTCCACCGGATGCCTGCATAGTTTGATGCAAGATTTGTTCCAGCTCGGGAATTAAGGTTATAACTGGCAACTCTGGTTCTATACCATTGATTTCTTGAACAATTAGTCGTTTCAATGATATACGAACAGCCGCTGTCAAGATGTCAGGTTCTTGACTCTTACTTGAATACTCCGACAAAGTTTGGACGATGGTGCGAATGTCACGTATTGGAATAGCTTCATTCAATAGGTTCTGTAGCACTTTCACCACCACACCAAGCGGTAATTGATCCGGCACAAAACCTTCCACCAATTTAGGCGTTGTGCGGCTAAGCATTTCAAGTAGGTTCTGAACTTCTTCGTGACCAATCAGCTGCGACGCATTATTCGTTAACTGTTGACTGAGATGGGTAGCCAACACGGTTGATGAATCAACCACCGTGTAACCTAAGGCTTGCGCATGTTCACGCTGCTCTTCACGAATCCAAACCGCTTCAAGGCCAAAAGCAGGATCAATCGTCGGCTCGCCATCGATCATGCCGTAAACTTGACCCGGGTTAATCGCGAGTTCCATGTCAGGCTTAATCTCGGCTTCACCAACGGCAACTCCCATCAAGGTGATTCGGTAGCTGTTTGGTGTCAGTTCTAAGTTATCGCGAATATGAACGGCCGGGATCAAGAAACCAAAATCTTGAGACAGTTTTTTACGTACCCCTTTGACACGTTCAAGCAGTTCGCCGCCTTGATCTCTGTCTACTAGAGGAATCAAACGGTAGCCTACTTCTAAGCCAATAATATCGACAGGTTGAACGTCATCCCAAGAGAGCTCTTTCTTGAACCCCGTTTCTCCGCTTGCTTCAACGGTCGTAGGAAGATTCGGTTGTTCAGCCTTCTTTTTGTTCTTTTTATCGATGTAATAGGCAGCTGCACCTGCAATGACAGCAAGACTCAAGAATGAGAAATGCGGCATACCAGGAACGATACCCATGATGCCAAGGATACCTGCTGTGATCATCAAGGCTTTTGGATTGTCGAACATTTGGAAGACAAGCTGTTGCCCCATGTCTTCATCGGTGTTTTGGCGCGTCACCATCATCGCGGCTGCGATCGACAATAGTAGAGACGGAATTTGTGCAACCAAACCATCACCGATAGTCAGCAGCGTGTAGATCTCGATCGCTTCACCAAAACCTAAATCAAACTGAGCCATACCAATGCTCAAGCCGCCAATGATGTTGATGAATAAGATCAAAATACCAGCGATCGCATCGCCTTTAACAAACTTAGACGCACCATCCATCGAGCCATAGAAATCGGCTTCTTTGGTGACTTCAAAACGACGGGTCCGAGCCTGATCTTGGTCGATCAAACCCGCATTTAAATCGGCATCGATTGCCATCTGCTTACCCGGTAAGGCATCCAAGGTGAAACGCGCACTTACTTCCGAGATACGGCCTGCACCTTTGGTGACAACCATGAAGTTGATAATCATCAAAATCAAGAACACCACTAAACCAACCGCATAGTTACCACCGATAACCACGTTACCGAAGGCTTCAATAACGTTACCGGCAGCATCACCGCCTTCATGACCATGGAGTAATACCACACGTGTCGAAGCAACGTTCAAGGCTAAGCGGAGTAGAGTCGCAATCAGAAGTACAGTCGGAAATGCAGCGAAGTCTAAAGGCCTGCGGGTATAAACCGAAACCAATAGCACCACCATAGACAGAGCGATGTTAAAGGTGAAAAACATATCCAACAAAAAGGCTGGAATGGGCAACACCACCATAGCAAGCGTTGCAAGTACCATAACAGGTGCACCAATCGCAGGCATGGCACGGTTAGGAATTTTAGATAGCTTGTCCGCAAAAGGCAGGGAAAATTTCATAAATCTAGGCTGTTTCGCTATGTTGTAGCTATCTCACTAAGCGGACTGAGGCCTAGGTCTAAGCTATGTTGCTAAAGTTTATTATGATCAGGTTTATAATGATCGGACTTAGTATGTTCGGATTGATATAGCAAACACTGTACCAACATCTCACGTCAAATTATCGCCATCACATCAAAAAAGAGAGGTGTAGCTAAGTAACCATTATCACGGTTCATCAAGCTGAGCTCAAGCAATTGATCTAATGACGTAAATCAGGTGGGATCGGCATATTGGAATCTTGCAGCTTTGGCCTCTCGCCACCTTTTTTCCGGTACTGTTTAAGTTGAAATACATATGCAAGCACTTGTGCAACCGCAGTAAACAGACCGTCAGGAATTTGTTGTTCTAGCTCGGTGGTGTGATACAGCGCCCTAGCTAACGGCGGTGCTGGAATAATATAGATGTCATTTTCTCGAGCGATTTCACGGATCTTCATCGCCATGTGATCGACCCCTTTGGCGACCACAATTGGCGCTTTGTCTTGATTCTGCTTATAACGCAGAGCCACTGAAAAGTGTTCCGGGTTGGTCACAATCACATCTGCCTGAGGAACATCAGCCATCATACGTCGCTGAGCCGCTTCCCTCTGCAACATACGAATACGCCCTTTCACTTCAGGCTTACCTTCTGTGTCTTTAAACTCATCTTTCACTTCTTGCTTGGTCATCTTAAGTTGATCGGCATGTTGCCAAATCTGGAATGGGATATCTATCGCCACCACAATCAACAGAGAACAACTGATAAGCAGAATAAAATTAAGCAAGATATCCAAGGCGTGGAAGATATTCTGCGGATACACATCCATACTCAATTGCATTAAGTCATGTTGGGAAGCTTGGATAAGGTAGATAGCCATGCCTGATACCAGAGCGACCTTCAAAATAGATTTCAGCAGCTCAACCCAACTTTGTAGGCCAAACATACGCTTAATACCGCTTAAAGGGTTGAGCTTAGACGCCTTAGGCATTGCTGCTTGCATCGAAAAGTTAACACCACCGACACCCGCAGCACCAATAACAGCAGCAACGAACAAAGTTATTAAGATCAGGAACAGCGGAAACAATAGGTTTACTAATGCACCACCCGCTATTTCGAAGAGTTTATTGGTATCAAATATCTCGTCGCAGCTCAGAGAAAACAGGCGTTGCATCGCCTCGAACAATGCCTTCGCCATCGATTCGCCAAACCACATTAAGGAAATTGCACCGACTATCAGTACCGACGCTGACGCTAGCTCTTTTGACCTTGCAACCTGCCCTTTTTCTTTGGCCTGTTGCAAGCGTTTGGGCGTGGCGTCTTCTGTGCGTTCTTGACCGTCTGACTCTGCCATATCAGTCTCCTAACAATCTAGTCGGATTAGACGACATATCTGTTGCTCGCCTTGCATCCAGAATAACTCATAATGACTATACAAGCCGCCAAGGATGTACCAACAAAGTAACAAACCTACAAGTAGCGCAAATGCAAAACCCAAAGAAAATATGTTTAACTGAGGTGCTGCACGCGTCATTACACCAAAAGAGAGGTTAATTGTTAGCAACGCAATAATCCCCGATAAGGACATCGCCAATGCTGTTTTGAACATGATGCCAAGCCACAACGCCAGTTCTCTAAAATCAACAGCCGTCAAAGAACCACTGCCAATC
Proteins encoded in this region:
- a CDS encoding MinD/ParA family protein, yielding MNENMIHDQASGLRRLTKPSLTKVIAVTGGKGGVGKSNVTLGMAICMARQGKKVMVLDADLGLANVDIMLGIRSKRNLGHVLAGECELKDAIVEGPHGIKIIPATSGTQSMTELSHAQHAGLIRAFGSLEDEMDILLVDTAAGISDMVISFSRAAQDVVVVVCDEPTSITDAYALIKLLSREHQVQRFKVVANMVRSYREGRELFAKLTLVTERFLNVSLELVACIPLDDKVRQSVKRQKIVVDAYPRSPAALAISSLANKALTWPIPKTPSGHLEFFVERLLNRTEFVEEPFGE
- the flhA gene encoding flagellar biosynthesis protein FlhA; the encoded protein is MKFSLPFADKLSKIPNRAMPAIGAPVMVLATLAMVVLPIPAFLLDMFFTFNIALSMVVLLVSVYTRRPLDFAAFPTVLLIATLLRLALNVASTRVVLLHGHEGGDAAGNVIEAFGNVVIGGNYAVGLVVFLILMIINFMVVTKGAGRISEVSARFTLDALPGKQMAIDADLNAGLIDQDQARTRRFEVTKEADFYGSMDGASKFVKGDAIAGILILFINIIGGLSIGMAQFDLGFGEAIEIYTLLTIGDGLVAQIPSLLLSIAAAMMVTRQNTDEDMGQQLVFQMFDNPKALMITAGILGIMGIVPGMPHFSFLSLAVIAGAAAYYIDKKNKKKAEQPNLPTTVEASGETGFKKELSWDDVQPVDIIGLEVGYRLIPLVDRDQGGELLERVKGVRKKLSQDFGFLIPAVHIRDNLELTPNSYRITLMGVAVGEAEIKPDMELAINPGQVYGMIDGEPTIDPAFGLEAVWIREEQREHAQALGYTVVDSSTVLATHLSQQLTNNASQLIGHEEVQNLLEMLSRTTPKLVEGFVPDQLPLGVVVKVLQNLLNEAIPIRDIRTIVQTLSEYSSKSQEPDILTAAVRISLKRLIVQEINGIEPELPVITLIPELEQILHQTMQASGGESAGIEPGLAERLQTSLSNATQEQELKGEPAVLLTSGVLRSTLAKFVKNTIPSLRVLSYQEIPDEKQIRIVQAVGN
- the flhF gene encoding flagellar biosynthesis protein FlhF — translated: MKIKRFFAKDMRTALLQVKEELGSEAVIMSNKKVAGGVEIVAAIDGESSPSTASQRLNKPQQPAQSQYTQMAAPAVPASRRQLDDDKVSLQSNSEGGRSMTKRFANMLKQYSHGADEEPQHRAENEDSLSALLNRQSGGHQGSQSNQQSQPRNSNIDSAFARETGLSKLIAEDRRVERPAPRLDPTRYDRGRDPVQSKGSDTEMETMREEMTSIRRLLEHQVSGLMWQEVERREPLRAMLIKRLERMGVSAELADQMACYIPEDTKPARAWKALLALVADQISVTQKDILKRGGIVALLGPTGVGKTTTVAKLAARAAMEYGADNVALVTTDTYRIGAHEQLSIYGRIMGCPVRVAKDSSELADVIYQLRNRRLILVDTAGMGQRDVRLSEQLDTLMQESGSVINSYLVLPATAQRKVLQETIEHFRRIPLSGCIMTKLDESLSLGEFISVVIQNALPVAYIANGQRVPEDIVIAQPKYMIAKANELLEKSTENEPHYWNSDSEGL
- the flhB gene encoding flagellar biosynthesis protein FlhB, which produces MAESDGQERTEDATPKRLQQAKEKGQVARSKELASASVLIVGAISLMWFGESMAKALFEAMQRLFSLSCDEIFDTNKLFEIAGGALVNLLFPLFLILITLFVAAVIGAAGVGGVNFSMQAAMPKASKLNPLSGIKRMFGLQSWVELLKSILKVALVSGMAIYLIQASQHDLMQLSMDVYPQNIFHALDILLNFILLISCSLLIVVAIDIPFQIWQHADQLKMTKQEVKDEFKDTEGKPEVKGRIRMLQREAAQRRMMADVPQADVIVTNPEHFSVALRYKQNQDKAPIVVAKGVDHMAMKIREIARENDIYIIPAPPLARALYHTTELEQQIPDGLFTAVAQVLAYVFQLKQYRKKGGERPKLQDSNMPIPPDLRH